The stretch of DNA AGCTATGACGTAATACATGAGTGAGTGAGTGTTCGTTGATATAGATGAATTGGCCACACAAAATTCAACATCTTGTTAACCACACAAAACTATGGacaattattatttgaaatttgaaattgtgTAACCTTTGTACTGTAAATTAGGCACCTCACGTCCTTTCTGTAAACATCTCAAGTCTTTTTCTTACCAAActtatgttcttgtttttgggTCAAATACAACTTATCTTAATGAAATGAAAGATTggacacaaacaaaaaaagcccAACCAATTGGTACTGTACTGGACtactaaatatttaaaaaaatagtaatatttagttttttttttcctaaaaattaaaaccatcAGTTTTGCtttgttaagaaaacaaaaggctTAATGCaatgcaacaaaagaaaaagtcaaaaaacCTTTAAATGCTTTTTTGTTATTGCAAATTTACCTTCAATTTGCATTAAATACATTTCAAACTTACATAATCAAATgtaacatataatttaaaaatcatatctatCTTCTTCGATGAGTTCTTACGGTCATATTCATTAgattttctaaattataattgtaaatcTGTATAGATTTCTCGTATCAtgaattcatttttatatgcaatttctcataatttaataaattttatgataGTGGCAACAAGTTAAACTGCAGGTTATATTCAATTCTACTGATTTAACATGTAGTTTTTAAATTGAgagtaaactaattaaaaatgtCATTCGGAAGATTTTATTTTGCAGGAAAAACTTGACAACAAAAATATGCCTACACGAGTTTGAAAATTGATCTATCCTGTGATTTTCCTCAAATTTTGTTAAGAGATGTTTAATGAATTAGAATCAAGTTAAAGATCTTTTATATTAAAGTAGACTGCAAGCAATAAGCTATAGATAGGATGATCAAGTTTGGATTGTTTAGTCTAATTACTTGATGGTTccaaattgatttttaatttctatactccgtttattattatatattttaatacttaCACCTTGGAACTCTGTCTATATAAACTTACATGTGTTGTCCAATGTATTCAACCAAGGGAAACTTCTATTAAGAAAAACTTTTAATCCAAATGGCTACTTTATGTATGAGTTCAGCTTCTATTTACCAAAACGCCTCTACCCACAATTTTCGTTTTCAACGTCCTCACCGTTTTATATGCAAGTCCATGACCAAAACGACGCCAGATGCTACTTCTGTTGACATCCGTCGACGCTCCGGCAACTATCAACCTTCTCCATGGGACCATCGTTATCTTCTCTCAATCGATAACAAATATGTGGTAAAGTATTCATCATTTTATTTACTATCTTCGTCATGCATGTTTAGGGTTTCAGTTTCAcctattttatgtatatattcatCATTTTATGTACTTTCTGCTATCTCttttagtagtagtagaagTACCGACTCACTAGTTAGTTACAATATGGTATATGCAGAATGCGAAAAAAGTGATAACTAGAGATCTGTTgaagaaaaaagtgaagaagatgcTTGATGTTGAGACGAAGAGTCGTCTTGAGCTATTAGAGTTCATCGACGAACTGCAAAAACTTGGGATTTCGTATCATTTTGAGCAAGAAATCAATACTATTTTAACGGATTTTCATCTTAAACATGGAAATAATGTTTCCAAGTATGATAACGAAGAAGATTTACATGCAACCGCACTCGAATTCCGACTTTTTAGACAACATGGTTTTGATGTCTCAGAAGGTTAGTTTGTATTTTCAATATTCagtggaaaacaaaataatacaacttCTAAATTAAACTTTGTTGTAtctaatatcatatattaactAGACTGTTTATTGCAGATATATTTGATGTGATcatcaacaaaatagaaagtaataCGTTCATGAATGAAGATATAGAAAGTATCATTTCATTGTACGAAGCGTCGTATCTCTCCACGAAATCCGATACTAAATTGCATAAAGTCATCAGACCTTttgcaacaaaacaaataagaaaatttgtCGATGATGAAACTTACAACATTGAGGTACGAGAGCAGGCGATTCATGCATTAGAAATGCCGTACCATTGGAGAATGAAAAGACTAGAAACGAGATGGTACATAGATGCATACGTGAAGAAACATGACACGAAGAATCTTGTCTTGATCGAATTAGCCAAAATCGATTTCAATATCGTACAGACTGCTTATCAAGAAGATCTCAAATACGTTTCAAGGTAACATAGATAAATAGAAGCAATATATAGAACTGGTTTTGCATACGTCACATgcgtatatatatgtataaatatatatatgcatactcTTTCTAACCGTCTCACTTTAATGATATGAAGCTGGTGGAAGGATACATGTTTGGCTAATCAACTTCCCTTTATAAGAGACAGAATAGTGGAgaattatttttggaatattgGATTAATATACGAACCGCAATTTGGATATGTCCGTCGGATCATGACTATAGTTAATGCACTTATTACAACCATCGATGACATCTACGATGTTTATGGCACTCTTGAAGAACTTGAAATCTTCACTTCCATAGTTGAAAGGTACGAACTCTACCACGTATATTTCTATTTAACGTTCttagtatattataaaaattacagaacactaaattatatataatgtcTTTTACGAACAAAAGTGATATTATcaaacaaatctatatatactgCAGTTGGGATGTGAATCGTCTTGATAAACTTCCCGAGTACATGAGGTTGTGTTTTCTGATCTTGTACAATGAAACCAATGGCATTGGGTGTGATGTCctcaaatataaaaattttgacGTCATCCCTTTTCTCAAGAAATCAGTAAGTTTaacatttagttatttttattagatatatacatatatagagttttaattttctatattttgttaaatccagTGGGcagatttatgtaaaacatatcTAGTGGAAGCAAAATGGTACAAAAGAGGGTACAAACCAAGTTTGGAGGAATACATGCAAAATGCTCGTATTTCAATATCCGCCCCAACAATATTAATTCACTTTTACTGTGCTTTCTCTGACCAAATCTCAATTCAAATACTGGAGTCTTTGTCCCAACACCGGCAACATGTCATCCGATGCTCTGCCGTTGTTCTCCGCCTAGCTAATGACCTTGCAACTTCACCGGTAAATAATCTTAGCTTCTAACATCTAGTTGTTGTCTTGAATCGTACGTTAGTTTTAATATCGATTTTAACCACGgtgttttgtttatatgatgTACCATGTAGGATGAATTGACTAGAGGTGACGTTCTCAAATCGGTACAATGCTACATGCACGAAAACGGAGCTACACAGGAAGAGGCACGAGCTCACGTTCAGCAGATGATTAGTGACACGTGGGATGAGATGAACTACGAAACGATAACGGCAGGTCACTCTTCGTCACTTTCAAGAGGATTTGTGCAAGCTGCAGTGAACGTAGCACGCATGTCGCAATGCATGTATCAACATGGCGATGGTCATGGCTCTCCCGACAAAGCCAAGACTGTTGATCGTGTCCAATCCTTGATTGTTAATCCAATCCCATTATATTGATTTTACATACCCCCAAGTCAATCACTTTTGTAGTAtcagaattttattatatattgtgaTATGCTGGATTACCAAACAGATACtaaccaaaatttattttttacaaaaacatcTAATAATTTCAAACATTAAGCAAATCATGGAgcacagaagaaaaagaatcatcaaaatcaaataacatTTGTAACATTGTTAAACTCCagtgaaatatataatttcttcaTACGTTCTAAAACTCCCATACATAAAAtcttacaacataaaacattaagCAAATCATGGAGCACAGAAGACAGAATTATCAAAATCTAACAACATTTTAAACATTGTTAAATCTcctatgaaatatataatttcttcaTACGTTATAAAACTCTCTTACAACTTGACTCAATGTCTTTACAATTAGTCTATTACAGATTCATTTATATTTACCAAATTTTCATATGCTACAGAGTGAATCAACTACTGGCAGAGTGACAGGAACCAAAGCTTTGAAATCAAGTCGGCTCATAGTGACACAACTACTAACCCAACTACTATACATAACGTATATCATCTCCTTTGGGCTACAATGAGGCATCTATCAACATAGAGTATATCCACACACAACAAAACTAATCAATAGATATATTCGCTACTAATATCACATGTTACATCACAAATGTTAGTTTTCTTCCCACACAAATCATTAAACCTACAAAAATATACTTGCAAAGTCTACTTTGACAAAGCTTTTATGTTCCTAAAGGGAAAAATCAAGAGATTATATGCGCAACGAAAACTACTCGCAATTCCAGAGAGAAGAGTTCTAAAGCACTATTTAGTCTAAACCTTGGCAgccaaaagaaaactttagtGCTAATAGACACGTAACGACTTCTACCCgcacaataaacaaaaaagaacaaccAACAGCAACTCAAATTGGCCATAAAGTTCGAGATACTTACCAAACTTGCAGGAGGAGAGAGTAAGGACCCTAAAATAGATAAAAGTCATAATCAGTGAAACAAATTGgaaggagataaaaaaaaaagataaaaaataaggAGGTCCGACAAGGAGAATTGTTTTAATATACCTtcgtatgtttttcttttgcagctctctctctcctccaagCAAAACCTCCGGAATCACAGTAATACCAATTATCAGATACTATATAAACACAAGAACACTAGAAAAGGAAGTGGAAactaaataagaaagaaaaaagtaactatttcgggcaaaaaacaaaagaatctgcACATGCCCTAACACATATAAGAACCATGGACAAACTCTAAAGCCTACTAAAGCAACACAATTTCATCCAATTTAACACAATAGGCCAACACGGATGTAAAAGGTTCATTCAAATTATTGTTTTGCTATCACAAAACTCCCAGTAAGCAACCATTGTACCTTCTCCTGTGTGCCTTTTAAGCATTGAAAGATGTTAGGACTGTCTCTAAGCATTGGTAGATGTCCTGGAGAAAAACAACATCAGGCCCTTGAGAGACCAGAAGAGATAATAAAGCATCTTACTATCCACAAATGACATTTCTCACATAGCttccataaaattataaaaataattcagaatgGCCCTCTCCTTATTGAGATGAAANNNNNNNNNNNNNNNNNNNNNNNNNNNNNNNNNNNNNNNNNNNNNNNNNNNNNNNNNNNNNNNNNNNNNNNNNNNNNNNNNNNNNNNNNNNNNNNNNNNNNNNNNNNNNNNNNNNNNNNNNNNNNNNNNNNNNNNNNNNNNNNNNNNNNNNNNNNNNNNNNNNNNNNNNNNNNNNNNNNNNNNNNNNNNNNNNNNNNNNNNNNNNNNNNNNNNNNNNNNNNNNNNNNNNNNNNNNNNNNNNNNNNNNNNNNNNNNNNNNNNNNNNNNNNNNNNNNNNNNNNNNNNNNNNNNNNNNNNNNNNNNNNNNNNNNNNNNNNNNNNNNNNNNNNNNNNNNNNNNNNNNNNNNNNNNNNNNNNNNNNNNNNNNNNNNNNNNNNNNNNNNNNNNNNNNNNNNNNNNNNNNNNNNNNNNNNNNNNNNNNNNNNNNNNNNNNNNNNNNNNN from Camelina sativa cultivar DH55 chromosome 9, Cs, whole genome shotgun sequence encodes:
- the LOC104710358 gene encoding 1,8-cineole synthase 1, chloroplastic-like — protein: MATLCMSSASIYQNASTHNFRFQRPHRFICKSMTKTTPDATSVDIRRRSGNYQPSPWDHRYLLSIDNKYVNAKKVITRDLLKKKVKKMLDVETKSRLELLEFIDELQKLGISYHFEQEINTILTDFHLKHGNNVSKYDNEEDLHATALEFRLFRQHGFDVSEDIFDVIINKIESNTFMNEDIESIISLYEASYLSTKSDTKLHKVIRPFATKQIRKFVDDETYNIEVREQAIHALEMPYHWRMKRLETRWYIDAYVKKHDTKNLVLIELAKIDFNIVQTAYQEDLKYVSSWWKDTCLANQLPFIRDRIVENYFWNIGLIYEPQFGYVRRIMTIVNALITTIDDIYDVYGTLEELEIFTSIVESWDVNRLDKLPEYMRLCFLILYNETNGIGCDVLKYKNFDVIPFLKKSWADLCKTYLVEAKWYKRGYKPSLEEYMQNARISISAPTILIHFYCAFSDQISIQILESLSQHRQHVIRCSAVVLRLANDLATSPDELTRGDVLKSVQCYMHENGATQEEARAHVQQMISDTWDEMNYETITAGHSSSLSRGFVQAAVNVARMSQCMYQHGDGHGSPDKAKTVDRVQSLIVNPIPLY